Proteins from a genomic interval of Arvicola amphibius chromosome 10, mArvAmp1.2, whole genome shotgun sequence:
- the Smim11a gene encoding small integral membrane protein 11A, translated as MNWKVLEHVPLLLYILAAKTLILCLAFAGVKMYQRKSLEAKLQAERKQRSEKKEN; from the exons ATGAACTGGAAG GTTCTTGAACACGTGCCCCTACTGCTGTATATCCTGGCAGCAAAAACCCTGATCCTCTGCCTGGCCTTTGCTGGCGTGAAAATGTACCAGAGGAAAAGCCTGGAAGCGAAGCTGCAAGCGGAAAGGAAGCAGCggtcagagaagaaggagaactgA